A genomic stretch from Plutella xylostella chromosome 14, ilPluXylo3.1, whole genome shotgun sequence includes:
- the LOC125489513 gene encoding uncharacterized protein LOC125489513, whose amino-acid sequence MRVNVYKTKDMRINTDDIEPIQINGKNIEQVEKFCYLGSMIDHNGGTDIDVEARINKARAVFGQLKNFWRSKNINRNTKIRIFNSNVKTVLLYGCETWFVRKDISYKLQVFINKCLRQILGIFWPRTIRNEDLWTLTNQRPTHLEILDRKWRWIGHSLRQEDSRLTKQALVFAPQGKRRIGRPRITWIRTLAQEIKSINMSWPEVVAAASDRQKWKAVVAALCSTRS is encoded by the coding sequence ATGCGTGTCAACGTGTATAAGACCAAAGATATGCGAATAAACACAGACGACATAGAACCCATTCAGATTAATGGCAAGAACATAGAACAAGTGGAAAAATTCTGCTATCTCGGTAGCATGATAGATCACAACGGAGGCACGGATATTGACGTCGAGGCGAGAATCAACAAGGCACGAGCAGTGTTCGGACAACTGAAGAACTTCTGGCGTTCCAAGAACATCAACCGTAACACCAAAATCAGGATCTTTAACTCCAACGTAAAAACTGTCCTCTTATACGGGTGCGAGACTTGGTTTGTGCGTAAAGATATTTCCTACAAGCTTCaagtttttataaacaagTGCTTGCGACAAATTCTGGGAATATTTTGGCCACGAACCATCAGAAATGAAGACCTTTGGACTCTCACAAACCAGAGACCTACGCATTTAGAGATCCTCGATCGAAAATGGCGCTGGATAGGTCATTCGTTGCGGCAGGAGGACTCTCGCCTCACAAAGCAGGCCCTAGTGTTTGCCCCGCAAGGAAAAAGAAGGATAGGGCGCCCAAGAATAACTTGGATAAGGACATTAGCCCAGGAGATCAAGTCGATCAACATGAGCTGGCCAGAAGTTGTGGCTGCTGCCTCTGATCGTCAGAAGTGGAAAGCTGTAGTTGCGGCCCTATGCTCCACTAGGAGTTAA
- the LOC105385207 gene encoding NEDD8 ultimate buster 1 produces MDDSMKHEDLLIKLRAKLNEEKIKLWEPPFVQTDGVVPQSLQDLAHKYSSQLSETTEAVLEALVELQTHSVERCRANQEFKETGTATLRVKVVLPGAKAKNLSIQKKLNILGSELIEAVATEINVDQSRVKLIVNGKVVKPQPTIAEQGIQNGAQVMALVLAETPEAIKEEDNMYLEMKATRDDATLLSECVDDVDDDDEYMKLEDQSGQAVQLPAAERRALLVGLALHARGRAALAAAAPQRALPLLLEADRLFSECRSSLLARVDNWPLLQLDIAWCYVKLRATHATHAGDAARRLAAARDALTRTYAAGGGTTHQRVLFMRLSLLQGIVAYHQNKRDEARSFLQSAEDDLNALRVDPSALLSLQELGWSAGAARGALRATAGDAPRAHDYLETRRQERQEARARNKADRQSRKLGVCLDGTPVSARLVAALADMGFPRRRAVPALRTSNNNVADAVRALQDDGIVASESEGSSDEVNSSSDHSLVEPDEKLVVELAAMGYGTAEARQALSLSRNDVSKAVDLLHQGDPSNPSTSAATSSNKTKKDKSEKMKRKKEREEAFARLSSSIAADDDDNLNSSLAEEEEVLAQYQSLL; encoded by the exons ATGGACGACTCAATGAAACACGAAGACTTGCTAATAAAACTACGGGCGAAACTAAACGAAGAGAAGATTAAACTATGGGAGCCCCCGTTCGTCCAAACAGACGGCGTAGTTCCACAGAGTTTACAG GATCTAGCACACAAGTACTCATCACAGTTGTCGGAGACCACTGAGGCAGTGCTCGAGGCCCTTGTTGAGCTTCAGACACACTCCGTGGAGCGGTGCAGAGCCAACCAGGAGTTCAAGGAGACCGGGACCGCTACGCTCAGGGTCAAGGTTGTGCTGCCTGGGGCTAAG GCAAAGAACCTAAGTATCCAGaagaaactaaatattttggGTAGTGAGCTGATAGAAGCTGTTGCAACTGAAATTAATGTTGACCAAAGCAG AGTGAAGCTGATAGTGAATGGAAAAGTGGTGAAGCCCCAGCCCACTATCGCGGAGCAAGGAATACAGAATGGAGCTCAAGTCATGGCTCTTGTACTGGCAG AGACCCCGGAGGCTATAAAGGAGGAGGACAACATGTACTTGGAGATGAAGGCGACCCGGGACGACGCCACGCTGCTGTCGGAGTGCGTGGACGATGTGGACGACGACGATGAGTATATGAAG CTAGAAGACCAATCAGGCCAAGCGGTACAACTGCCAGCAGCGGAGCGGCGCGCGCTGCTGGTGGGGCTCGCGCTGCACGCCCGCGGCCGCGCCGCCCTCGCCGCAGCGGCCCCGCAGCGCGCGCTGCCGCTGCTGCTGGAGGCCGACCGGCTGTTCAG CGAATGCCGCTCATCCCTCCTCGCCCGAGTGGACAACTGGCCTCTCCTACAACTAGACATAGCGTGGTGCTACGTCAAACTACGCGCCACACACGCGACGCACGCGGGCgacgcggcgcggcggctggcggcggcgcgcgacGCGCTGACTAGGACGTATGCTGCTGGCGGGGggacaa CCCACCAGCGAGTCCTGTTCATGCGTCTGAGCCTCCTCCAGGGCATCGTGGCGTATCATCAGAACAAGCGGGACGAGGCCAGGAGTTTCTTGCAGAGCGCTGAGGATGACTTGAATGCTTTGCGA GTAGACCCATCAGCCCTCCTATCCCTCCAAGAGCTGGGCTGGTcagcgggggcggcgcggggggcgctgCGGGCTACGGCGGGGGACGCCCCCCGCGCGCATGACTATCTGGAGACCAGGCGCCAGGAGCGGCAGGAGGCACGGGCTAGGAATAAGGCTGACAg ACAATCCCGAAAACTCGGCGTGTGTCTCGATGGAACCCCAGTCTCGGCCCGTCTGGTGGCGGCGCTGGCGGACATGGGGTTCCCGCGGCGCCGCGCCGTGCCCGCGCTGCGGACCAGTAACAACAACGTCGCTGACGCCGTCAGAGCCTTACAGGATGATGGGATT gTGGCGAGCGAGAGTGAAGGTTCTTCGGACGAAGTGAACAGCAGCTCCGACCACTCGCTGGTGGAACCTGACGAGAAACTTGTCGTTGAA TTGGCTGCGATGGGCTACGGCACGGCCGAGGCGCGACAAGCATTGAGCCTATCGCGGAATGACGTCAGCAAAGCAGTCGACTTGCTGCACCAAG GTGATCCGTCCAATCCGTCAACCAGCGCCGCGACTTCTAGCAATAAAACCAAGAAAGACAAGAGTGAGAAGATGAAGAG